The DNA region CCAAACCTCCTgtaatttaaaaagcagaagaaatacacACCACAGGTATCTTGGCTGACTGAATCAAGGGTGAAGTTTAATGGTGTCTTGCTCAGAGCCAACTTTAGGACAGGGCCAACCGTTTCCTTTATTGAAACAGGTCCCCAACACATAGAGCGTATCTAATACCTAGTTTCCTTTATGATGCCCACccattttccaagaaaaacaaTCTAAAGCCTTCTGGTTATCAAGAGGACTCCAAAATATGAAAACTGACTCCTTTTTGCCTCCCACCAGCTGATTACTCTGATTGCTGAAAGCCATCTGACTTGAACCATCCCACATCTGAAGTTGCAGATGGCCACCAGTCTTTTGCCCCCAAAAAACTAAATTATACCAACAGGAACATTAAAATTGGTAATAAACTGTCCTTCCCCCCACCAGAGAGCAGGAAGGACTGTTGTAGCATGTCTTTGGGCTACAAATGAGTTGTGCTGTGTCTATTTGTCAGACAGCCTGTTCTGTCTCACCTGCAGCACACCTGGCCCACAAATCTCATTAACTTCCAGGAGAGAAACCCCAGTCAGCTATTCTTCTCCATGAAACATTTACATAGCTGAAAGCCTTGGTTGTTTTGCAGTGCCAAATCGCTCATAGCACGGGAGTCTCTGTGGCCACCCACATTATATTCAAATGCACAAATGAGCCAAGAACTTTTGCATAAACAACTTGGTACAATTTGCTGAGATGCTGCTGTATTTCTGCATGACAAGTTCATTACTGTTTGGCCTCAGCTTATGCTGATgtacagtgaaaaagaaaagagagagagtcttCACAGTtacattaatttcattttatttaataaaaaaacagtatcagattaaaaatacaaacacttTGGGTGATTATCCAGAGTTTTCCCCTGTGTGCCTTGAAGAGCTCAAACCAACCAAGgattgggaaaaaacaaaaaaaaaaaaccaaaataacaCTAATTTTGGCCGGAGCTGTAAAATCATGTTGCACCAATTAAATTACACCAAATATATTATTATACCTTTGAAATGGCTTTCAGaccaataaataaaaaaagacaaattcaaataaaaatgtcaactttgtattacaaaaaaattaaataaaaatcacaacACTAATAATAACAATGTGCAGtcaagtttttttcttctcttctaggAATGATAACATGCCAGTAAACATGTAACATGCCAGTAACATGCCAGTAAATCCCTACATAACATTTCCAGTttggcagcaagcagtcactcATTCATTCACATTTGTACACAAGGAAGCAGGCCTGGGCAAAAGCCTAGGTAGATATGAGCCTTCAGAGTGCTTCTCAGTTCCCTGCAACAGCCAGCTGAGTTCCCTTTCCTTCATTTTGAAACCTTTAGAAATCAATTAAAGGTTTAGCACCAGATCTGCAAGGAAGGTGTCAGTCAGTGTAATGCCGCTGAAGTCATGCTCCATTATGTCAACACAACAGCACTGATTTACACCTGCTGAAGATCTGGCTCTTACACTCTGGGGCACAAGTTAAAAGCCATGGCTGCAAAACACATCCGTGTTTCAGAACTGCCATGGAAACTGTGTCAAGTTGTTTTAAATGCAGCACAGCAAACTTGTTAACTGAATACACTGCAAAACAGGGTATTGATTTCAGGTGGGCTAAAAGAGCACATACAGGCCCTATGAGAAGACAGGACATCTGAGTATCACAGAAAAGTATACATCAATAGAGAAATGACCTGAAGTTGCCCTTCTTGAGCAAATGAACAGTGAGCCAAATTTCACTTTACTGCCTGAGAGCACATCTCTCATAGATTTCATGGGTACTGATGCCATTTACTCCAGGGCCAAATTTGGTCCAGTGTTTCACAATAAGGAAAGGTTCTCCACAGAGTCAGATGAGCTGATAGAGGAAAATAAAGTTCATTCATCTTTACGCCGGACTTTCCAGTCAGTTTTTAGGAGCAACTGGCAGACTTAGGTAACATGACACACCAGATAAGGAATTTGCAAGTTGGGAAACAAGAAGTGAAATAGTTCCCTGCCCCAGCTTCCAATCATTTATGGGTTATTCTTGATTCTCCAAGAATCCCCAATGGAACTCGATTCCCATTCCTCATGATCTCTAGGATTTTGGACAcagtgggccaaattctgcttttagttGTAGTTACAAGGTAGGAATGAGAACAGAGTTTACCCCATGCTCCTCTGTCCTGGGTATATACGCACACGCAAATTTTAGAGCTGTGGATCATTTGACATCATAGGCTGAAATCTGCCATTTTTTCACAACAGTGAACCTCCAAGAAAGCCAAGGGCTATGTGCTCATGTAAATGAGACTGAAATGGGCCTTAAGATTCCAGTTTGCCCAGGCCTGTCAAACGCACAGTGCCTTTCTAACATAGGCTTACATTCAGGTAATCCAGTAGACCCATGTGGTACCTTTATGGGAGTTGAAGCCTTCAGTCTAGATATTTAGATATGTCTAAGAATGCATACACatatccttctcttttttttcaaattgataTCATCGCACATGCAGTACCAGCTACACTGTACACAGAGGCCTGCATTTTTACACTAACTCTGTTATCAAATCTACCATTATCATTTCATCGTTCAATTCTTTCTGCTCCATTACTACCTACttagaaacattttcatttggaGAAAGGCACATTCCCACCAACTTTCTGACCTCTATCCATTTCCTACATGCTACATCCTTTTCTTTAGCTAACTTTCTGATAGCAAACTACCTGTCACCTTCAGATACTACAAGCTAATAGCAAGGTAGCGCCATTTGCTGACAGTGACTGAACTTTAGATTGCAAGGTTAGTTTAACCCTTGAGACAGTTTGTTAGATCTACCTTTCTCTGGGCTTTCATCTGGCTGGCAATTTAGAAAAAGTCACAAATCAAACATACAGGTTGAAATGTTCTTAAAAGTTGTTTATAATGTCCATGTCCTTCCACTTCCCATTACCATTTCTGTGATTGCATTTCTGGCTGGTAGGAGTGGTAGTCAGAAAAGATTTGAGGGCCTTCTGCTCAGTGAAGAGCAATGCGTGTGGGAGGAACCACATGTGAATGCCTAGCTCCACCGCTTGTCCATATACATCACATGAGGTTATACTGAAGTGATCCTCTCAGATCAGCTGTCCCAGAATGGGTTCAGAACCTCTCAGGCCTCCTTGCTAGAAGACCATCTGACCATGGTGACCATGTAGCCTAGTCTCTGGCATAATGCATGCCAAAGATTCTCAGTGTGCAGTTTCTGTACCCAGATGAATAACTGCAGGGGGAAATAAAGGTTCTCTTTTTAAAAGACATCAAAATTGACTTGAAGAATTCAGCTCATCTCTTGCTAGAACTGATCTAATATTAATTACAAACTACTCAAAATGTGTGTGCCTCACTTCCAGTTTGAATTTTATCTAACTTTAACTTTGAGCCATTCGATCTCAATGATTTTGTTTGCTAGATCCTGATATGCTTTCATCACATTTACAAAGACCACAGGTTTTCTCTGGGTAGCTAGGTAACATTTTGAGGAAACAAAACTAGAGAAGTGTGAGATGACTTTGGGGTTATTTTACACTTTGCTATGAGTTCAGCTATGTAGGTACAGTCAGGTCCTTTGAAGGAAAACCTACCATTGTCAGCAAAACAGTAACCTGGCTTACTCCAACATAAAGGTACACAGAACAACTCCCCTCCCTCCATTTCCATCTTCTCTCTGCTAGTTGAGCTTGTTGCAGATCTCTAGGGCTTTCTTGTAGACCTGAGTCACATCATCCATGTCTGTGAGAAGGGAAAAACTACTGTCCCCCAGACGGTTGCGATAACGTTTTAGATACTGCGGCCGTGGGCGGTTCTGAAGTCCTTCGAAGTCTTGGATCTGGAGAAAATTTTCAGCAGAGACACAGCTCCTTATCCTCTGTCTGTTTGGCCTATTCTCTTGCAAATCCAGCAAATCAAAGGAGTCACTGGACAAAATACTGTCATCACTAATCACGCTGGAAGGGCGACTGTAACTTCGAGGTAACCCATCCCCAGGCAGGACCACTTCTTCCATGGCATCCAGTGTTGGTGTATCAGGGCTAATCAAAGCAGATTCCGTGCTGCTTGTAGAATACTTGCTGTTATGTTTTAAGATGCCCTTACGCCTGCAAGAATGGCTAAAAGACCCATTTCTGGATGGCTCTGTGACCCCTGCAGAAGTGTCACTGTTTACTGTCTCATCATTATTGTCCAAGAGTTCAGAAGATTCACTTCGTTCTGGAGAGGAGTAATAGCCAGACTCTCTCTGCTGAGTCTTCTTTAAGATTCCTTTTTTTGGCATTAGTGAAGACTGCTTAGTGCCATATTTGCCTGCTACCTCTCCCTCCACAACATTTTTAATGGCTACACCAGTTCTACACAACTCTTGCTCCAACTTGAAAGTGGAAGGTAACACTGGGTTGACCACTCCTTCAATGAACCCTGCACTGTGAGATCGATGTTCACTGTTGCTCCTTTTCTTCAGGATGCCTTTGGGTCTCTTGGAGGTGGGTTTAGATGCATTTTCAGCTCCTCCTTCCTGGATGGACTGTGCaatgtcattttccttttttgattttttcagAGACCTTTGTCTCTCTAGTGTGACTTCAGGACCTTTGGGCTTAGAAAGGCACTTAATTTTGGTATCCGTCTCTGGTTGGAGGCCAGTGGAACGGTGATGCCAATCAATGAACCTTGCCAACAATGGGGACTCAGAGTCCCTCAtggcatcacagtcacaaacactACTCTTGTAGCCCCAGTTAACCCACCAGTGATTGGCAATGTCTTCAATGGTTGCTCGGCGCTCAGGGTTCACCATCAGCATCCATCTGATAAGACCACGAGCATCTATGGACAAAGAatggaatataaaatatttagaatataGGCACTGTTGGGTTTCATCAGTTTAAAATGGAAACATGAAGCCaatcaaatgaagaaaaataatgcttCTCACTATAGGAGAAGTGAAAGGGGGCAAGGCTTTGGCCATCAGTCAACTTTGGGAAATGcatttgaatattattttttaTCAGAAGAATATGAACCAGCCAGAGAAATGTACACCGGGTTATCAAAGTAATTAATATTTGTACTGTTAAATCAATGAATAGTTCCATATTACTAAATGAAGTCACTGACCTTTCTATCAACTCTGCTTATCATAAAACTTGGAGGAAAACAAAGGGGAATTGAAATATTTTACATGATCTACATATTACcgcttttatatttattttttccaaaaaaatgtaGCCTTCTGTATATTTTAAAGGCATATTTTTGTAAAGAGAGCaaccaggaaggagaaaatggaaacaggTGGGAAACAAATGATGAAAGATAAACATCCAgttaaatataataatatatacagATGCTTAAGGCTGAAAGGAGTCATTATAAGCAATGAGCTGGACTTAGTTGATGCTTTTCTGTCAGGTGTCTAATAAATGTGCTATCCCCTAAGTAGAAGTAACTGTGAAAATAGTGGTATTTAATTTAGATTTTGGACTGGCTTCTTGGATAAGAGACTGCTTCCCTCTGACCATTCATCTTCTCTCTGCTTGTGATATACTACAGCGTAGTTAGACTAGAGGACTGATCTGTACCAGTATGTTGTATCGGTTTACAGCTTGTCTGAACAATTCCACTTGCAATAGCTAACAGATTTCCACTGTCATAGATCTAGTTAAAAGAGCCTGTTAAAGCTTCCCAAGGCAATAAAATCTATCTGCTataaaaatttcatttcaaaagggCTTTTGGTAAATGCTGTACCCAGATGGGAATTGATAGCAGATGAAGTCAGTAGGGgaatgagagatttttttctttgtcattctAACGTGACACCAAAACATGTTGGAAGAGGCAGGGTAAACCCTCCATTCTGAACTCCTGTCAGCTCAATACATTACCCTCACTCTTTTTATATACCTGAGGTCTGTGTTGGCTCACGATATTCTCCACTGCTGATCTGCCTGATGAGATTTTTGTGATCAAAGCCGTCAAAGGGCATCGTTCCATAAACCAGAGTGTAAAGCAATACACCAA from Apteryx mantelli isolate bAptMan1 chromosome 1, bAptMan1.hap1, whole genome shotgun sequence includes:
- the NUAK1 gene encoding NUAK family SNF1-like kinase 1; protein product: MEGAEPAARSGSSSPAQPRRLAGGSGAAAMEEPLAEAAAAAAAAEPRKQQGVKRHHHKHNLKHRYELQETLGKGTYGKVKRAIERFSGRVVAIKSIRKDKIKDEQDMVHIRREIEIMSSLSHPHIITIYEVFENKDKIVIIMEYASKGELYDYISERRRLSERETRHFFRQIVSAVHYCHKNGVVHRDLKLENILLDDNFNIKIADFGLSNLYHKDKFLQTFCGSPLYASPEIVNGRPYRGPEVDSWALGVLLYTLVYGTMPFDGFDHKNLIRQISSGEYREPTQTSDARGLIRWMLMVNPERRATIEDIANHWWVNWGYKSSVCDCDAMRDSESPLLARFIDWHHRSTGLQPETDTKIKCLSKPKGPEVTLERQRSLKKSKKENDIAQSIQEGGAENASKPTSKRPKGILKKRSNSEHRSHSAGFIEGVVNPVLPSTFKLEQELCRTGVAIKNVVEGEVAGKYGTKQSSLMPKKGILKKTQQRESGYYSSPERSESSELLDNNDETVNSDTSAGVTEPSRNGSFSHSCRRKGILKHNSKYSTSSTESALISPDTPTLDAMEEVVLPGDGLPRSYSRPSSVISDDSILSSDSFDLLDLQENRPNRQRIRSCVSAENFLQIQDFEGLQNRPRPQYLKRYRNRLGDSSFSLLTDMDDVTQVYKKALEICNKLN